In Gimesia benthica, a single window of DNA contains:
- the fmt gene encoding methionyl-tRNA formyltransferase — translation MPLKVVMMGTGTFAIPAFQALIDSEHEVLALYTQPDRTGRGHHRHKNPMKELALEHEIPVFQPPKINTAEALEELDQLQADVYLVAAYGQILSQKLLDMPRCGAFNLHASLLPKYRGAAPILYAIQNGETRSGVSVFRIERALDSGPIAGMVETEIGPKETTGQLQDRLADLAAPLAMQLLTDIEAGTLVETPQNHEEATFAPTLDKQVGAIDWNQTAEQISWHVRAMQPWPSPFSFLQHPGQDPLRLQILDVDPLTPEDLEALEPQVDPQQAAPGTVVFADNKRVVVSTGSGLLQLNQIQPQGKRAMQVKEYLCGRKIHPGDIFGTPAT, via the coding sequence GTGCCTTTAAAAGTAGTCATGATGGGGACCGGCACCTTCGCGATTCCCGCGTTTCAGGCGCTCATTGATTCCGAGCATGAGGTTCTGGCCCTGTATACACAGCCCGATCGGACCGGTCGCGGACATCACCGCCACAAAAACCCGATGAAAGAGCTCGCCCTGGAACACGAGATCCCTGTCTTCCAGCCGCCGAAAATCAATACCGCGGAAGCGCTCGAAGAACTCGACCAGTTACAGGCGGACGTGTACCTCGTCGCCGCGTACGGACAGATCCTCTCCCAGAAACTGCTCGATATGCCCCGCTGTGGTGCCTTTAATCTGCACGCGTCCCTGCTGCCAAAATATCGCGGCGCCGCCCCGATTCTCTACGCGATCCAGAACGGCGAGACCCGTAGCGGCGTCTCGGTCTTCCGAATTGAACGCGCCCTCGACTCCGGCCCGATCGCCGGCATGGTCGAAACCGAAATCGGTCCCAAGGAAACAACGGGACAGCTGCAGGATCGACTCGCCGACCTCGCCGCACCGCTGGCCATGCAGTTGCTTACCGATATTGAAGCCGGCACTCTCGTCGAAACGCCACAAAACCACGAGGAAGCCACCTTCGCCCCCACGCTGGACAAGCAGGTCGGCGCGATTGACTGGAACCAGACCGCCGAACAGATTTCCTGGCACGTCCGGGCCATGCAACCCTGGCCCAGCCCGTTCTCCTTCCTTCAGCATCCGGGGCAGGATCCCCTGCGTCTGCAGATTCTGGACGTCGACCCGCTCACTCCGGAAGATCTGGAAGCCCTCGAACCGCAAGTCGATCCCCAACAGGCCGCTCCCGGAACGGTTGTCTTCGCCGATAACAAACGAGTTGTCGTCAGTACAGGATCGGGGCTGCTGCAGCTCAACCAGATCCAGCCGCAAGGTAAGCGGGCCATGCAGGTTAAAGAATATCTCTGCGGTCGGAAAATCCATCCGGGGGACATTTTCGGTACTCCCGCCACTTAG